A single genomic interval of Stieleria maiorica harbors:
- a CDS encoding neutral/alkaline non-lysosomal ceramidase N-terminal domain-containing protein: MTVSHAISFSGRRVRTGNPSGLLLAATIALLILNSAGASAQSDSPIFRAGAATSNITPPLGELIVGGWEPTPAQHIHDELHARCLVLDDGKTTLAIVLCDNVGIPHDVFDAAKAQVHQATGIPIENMLMASTHTHSATTARGESKVIQQSELTDYQKFLAGRIADGIRRALNHLEPAKIGWGGVDEPSEVFNRRWFVTDPQLAANPFGGVDQVRMNPPRGHAALDRPAGPVDPEVSFVSVQSRDGRPIALLANYSLHYVGGVPRNDVSADYFGYFARAIKQRLGANETTPAFVGMLSNGTSGDVNNIDFRNKTPKRYASYEKMQEVANKIADRVYDAHTGIQFHDWVKLSAASTPLTLKVRQPTQAMRDYFAELEKQPESSPRHRREAIYARRIANLDEAPETVDIQLQTLRIGDLGIAAIPFETFTETGLELKAKAPTGDMFTIELANGSFGYLPTPRQHRYGGYETWLGTNNVQEDASEKIVETLLKLFDSMK, translated from the coding sequence ATGACCGTTTCCCACGCCATCTCTTTTTCCGGACGACGCGTCCGAACCGGAAATCCTTCCGGGCTCCTGCTCGCCGCGACGATCGCGCTGTTGATCCTCAACTCGGCGGGTGCCAGCGCCCAAAGCGATAGCCCCATCTTTCGCGCCGGAGCGGCGACCAGCAACATCACACCGCCGCTGGGCGAGTTGATCGTCGGCGGTTGGGAACCTACACCGGCACAACACATTCACGACGAATTGCACGCCCGTTGTCTGGTGCTCGATGATGGCAAGACAACCCTGGCGATCGTGCTGTGCGACAACGTGGGCATTCCTCACGACGTGTTCGACGCGGCCAAGGCGCAAGTTCATCAGGCGACCGGGATCCCGATCGAAAACATGTTGATGGCATCCACCCACACGCACTCGGCGACGACCGCCCGCGGGGAAAGCAAGGTCATCCAGCAGAGCGAGTTGACGGATTACCAAAAGTTCCTGGCCGGTCGGATCGCCGACGGCATCCGCCGTGCACTCAATCACCTCGAACCGGCAAAGATCGGCTGGGGCGGTGTCGACGAGCCGTCGGAGGTGTTCAACCGACGTTGGTTCGTCACGGATCCCCAATTGGCGGCCAACCCCTTTGGCGGCGTCGACCAAGTCCGGATGAACCCGCCACGCGGCCACGCGGCGTTGGATCGTCCGGCCGGCCCGGTGGATCCGGAAGTCAGCTTTGTCTCGGTTCAAAGCCGGGATGGTCGCCCGATCGCGCTGCTTGCGAATTACTCGCTGCACTATGTCGGGGGCGTCCCCCGCAACGACGTCTCCGCCGACTACTTCGGCTACTTTGCCCGCGCGATCAAACAGCGTCTGGGAGCCAACGAAACGACGCCGGCCTTTGTCGGCATGCTGTCCAACGGGACCAGTGGCGACGTCAACAACATCGATTTCCGCAACAAGACCCCGAAGCGATACGCCAGCTATGAAAAGATGCAAGAAGTCGCCAACAAGATCGCCGATCGCGTTTACGACGCTCATACAGGCATCCAGTTCCATGATTGGGTGAAACTGTCCGCCGCATCGACTCCGTTGACATTGAAGGTCCGTCAACCGACCCAAGCCATGCGCGACTACTTTGCCGAACTCGAAAAGCAACCCGAATCGTCACCGCGACATCGACGCGAAGCGATTTACGCCCGGCGGATCGCCAACTTGGATGAAGCCCCCGAAACCGTGGACATTCAACTGCAAACCCTCCGCATCGGCGACCTGGGCATCGCCGCCATCCCCTTTGAAACGTTCACCGAAACCGGATTGGAATTAAAAGCCAAGGCGCCGACGGGGGACATGTTCACGATAGAATTGGCCAACGGTTCGTTCGGATACTTGCCGACACCGCGACAACATCGCTACGGCGGCTACGAGACCTGGCTGGGCACCAACAACGTCCAAGAGGACGCTTCGGAAAAGATCGTCGAGACGTTGTTGAAACTGTTCGATTCGATGAAGTAG
- a CDS encoding DUF1501 domain-containing protein, which translates to MNPFEALHQHQLATTRRQLFGRTALGLGTASLAGLLGDELSAAGNQASIDGDGLHHAPRAKRVIYLFMSGGPSQHDLWDYKPKLNDMFGQQLPAEVRDGQRITGMTANQKGGLPLCPSKYKFTKVDNHQDGVWVSELLPHTAKVARELCVVHSTFTEAINHDPAVTYIQTGSQIAGRPSLGAWLSYGLGSMNEDLPHYVVMHAHSKFAEQSLFNRLWGPGFLPADHQGMLLRSSGDPVLYLSNPPGVTSSDRRDQLDALAAINREQHRHFGNPEILSRIRQHEMAYRMQTSVPELMDFSGETEATFKLYGEEAKTPGSFAACCLNARRLAERGVRNIQIFHRGWDAHNRLPTEHESQCKDIDQGCAALIRDLRQRGMLDDTLVVWGGEFGRTVYCQGNLTRENYGRDHHPRCFTVWMAGGGIKAGITYGRTDDYGYNIVHADGSPMIPRPEKEHWTPGTMHIHDLNATILHLLGIDHRKLTYRYQGRDFRLTDVDGHVMHDLIA; encoded by the coding sequence ATGAATCCATTCGAAGCACTGCACCAGCACCAATTGGCCACCACGCGGCGGCAACTTTTCGGCCGCACCGCGCTCGGTCTGGGAACCGCATCGTTGGCGGGCCTGCTGGGCGATGAATTGTCCGCCGCGGGAAACCAAGCCTCGATCGACGGCGACGGGCTGCATCACGCACCCCGAGCCAAACGGGTGATCTATCTGTTCATGAGCGGGGGTCCGAGCCAACACGACCTTTGGGATTACAAACCGAAACTGAACGACATGTTCGGCCAGCAGTTGCCGGCCGAAGTCCGTGACGGCCAACGGATCACCGGGATGACGGCCAATCAAAAAGGCGGGCTGCCGCTGTGCCCGAGCAAGTACAAGTTCACCAAGGTGGACAACCACCAGGACGGAGTTTGGGTCAGCGAGTTGCTGCCGCACACCGCCAAGGTCGCGCGAGAATTGTGTGTCGTCCACAGCACGTTTACCGAAGCGATCAACCATGACCCCGCAGTCACCTACATCCAGACGGGCAGCCAGATCGCCGGCCGTCCCAGCCTGGGCGCCTGGCTGAGCTATGGTCTGGGCAGCATGAATGAAGACCTGCCGCACTACGTCGTGATGCACGCGCATTCCAAGTTCGCCGAACAGAGTCTTTTCAATCGACTTTGGGGCCCGGGGTTCTTGCCCGCCGATCACCAAGGCATGCTCCTGCGCAGCAGCGGCGACCCGGTCTTGTATTTGAGTAATCCTCCCGGCGTGACCTCGTCCGACCGCCGCGACCAACTCGATGCCTTGGCTGCGATCAACCGCGAACAACACCGGCACTTCGGCAACCCGGAGATCCTGTCGCGGATCCGGCAACACGAAATGGCCTATCGGATGCAAACGTCGGTTCCCGAGTTGATGGATTTTTCGGGCGAAACCGAGGCGACGTTCAAGCTGTACGGCGAAGAAGCGAAGACGCCTGGATCGTTCGCCGCATGCTGCCTGAACGCGCGCCGCTTGGCCGAACGGGGCGTGCGTAACATCCAGATTTTTCACCGCGGCTGGGATGCCCACAACCGATTGCCGACCGAGCATGAATCGCAGTGCAAAGACATCGACCAGGGCTGTGCCGCACTGATCCGCGATCTGCGGCAACGCGGGATGCTGGATGACACCTTGGTCGTCTGGGGCGGCGAATTCGGCCGCACCGTCTACTGCCAAGGCAATCTGACGCGAGAAAACTATGGACGCGACCATCACCCGCGTTGCTTCACCGTGTGGATGGCCGGCGGCGGAATCAAGGCGGGGATCACCTACGGGCGCACCGACGATTACGGCTACAACATCGTTCACGCCGATGGCAGCCCGATGATCCCGCGACCGGAAAAGGAGCATTGGACACCGGGGACCATGCACATTCACGACCTGAACGCCACGATCTTGCACCTGCTGGGCATCGATCACCGCAAACTGACGTATCGGTACCAGGGACGCGATTTCCGTCTGACCGACGTCGACGGCCACGTGATGCACGACCTGATCGCGTGA
- a CDS encoding DUF1553 domain-containing protein, whose product MRIHNIALLAAMLLAPAGVRAADPPPVAIDFSREILPILSDKCFVCHGPDTDEGATVRLDSYEAATSDLGGYRAIDPDDLPASELLRRITSADDPMPPDDAEKTLTDHEKQLLAQWVAQGGTYSQHWAFVPPKKRVPAVPADRDFESHANPIDAFVAAKQSQRSIGFAPQAERETLARRASLVLCGLPPEPDELDAFLQDRRSGAYERYVDRLLNKPGYGEHQARHWLDAVRYGDTHGLHLDNRRGVFPYRDWVVSALNANLPLDQFITWQLAGDLLPDPGIEQLVATGYVRMNPTSGEGGAIEAEYQAKNNFDRTENLGAVLLGMTLTCARCHTHKYDPVPQTEYYRLMAFFNSTSEPALDRNKYDYGPTTKAPGDPGQWARWKQLEASRDALIDTARDQMASADLDPKVWAEATDQEKLDLLAAPDGPFATLAVHAQARSLRTDIESLWQSFTTTLVAKELPTPRPTRVLSRGEYNLPIGDPLEPGVLSVMGEFPEHAPRNRLGLARWLTSPNHPTVARVLINRVWQQTFGHGLVRTPEDFGVQGAYPTHPDLLDWLAVELQDSGWDLKHMLRLMVTSRTFRQSSAWRNDVDDPENRYWSRGPSYRLDAEVIRDIGLWAGQLLDPEMGGEGVKPYQPAGMWSALAHPASNTKLYERDNGRRLYRRSLYVYWKRTSPHPMMTLFDAPDRETSCVRRSRTSTALQSLALLNETQRIEMARMLAQRLLRQHSDTTSRLELLFRLIASRGPSPTEADAVEKLRQQMLQRYRENLDDAGILLATGDAARDESLDPAEHAAWTQVALTLLASDLAIILY is encoded by the coding sequence ATGAGAATCCACAACATCGCCCTACTTGCCGCCATGCTGCTGGCACCCGCCGGCGTTCGGGCGGCGGACCCGCCGCCGGTCGCCATCGATTTTTCGCGTGAAATCCTTCCAATCCTCTCCGACAAGTGTTTCGTTTGTCACGGCCCCGACACCGACGAAGGCGCGACGGTGCGGTTGGATTCGTACGAGGCCGCGACCAGTGATCTGGGCGGATACCGCGCGATCGATCCCGATGACCTGCCAGCAAGCGAACTGTTGCGTCGGATCACGTCGGCAGACGATCCGATGCCGCCGGACGACGCCGAAAAAACACTGACCGACCATGAGAAGCAACTGCTGGCGCAGTGGGTCGCCCAAGGCGGGACCTATTCCCAGCATTGGGCATTCGTCCCGCCTAAGAAACGTGTCCCCGCTGTGCCCGCCGATCGCGACTTCGAATCGCACGCCAACCCGATCGACGCGTTCGTGGCGGCCAAACAAAGTCAGCGTTCGATTGGCTTTGCCCCCCAAGCCGAACGAGAAACTCTGGCGCGGCGGGCTTCATTGGTCCTGTGCGGGTTGCCCCCCGAGCCCGACGAGCTGGATGCGTTCTTGCAAGATCGGCGATCGGGTGCCTACGAGCGTTACGTCGACCGGTTGTTGAACAAGCCCGGCTACGGGGAACATCAGGCACGCCATTGGCTTGACGCGGTCCGATACGGAGACACCCACGGATTGCACCTGGACAATCGTCGCGGCGTCTTTCCCTACCGCGACTGGGTCGTGTCCGCACTGAACGCGAATTTGCCGCTGGATCAGTTCATCACCTGGCAACTGGCCGGCGACTTGCTGCCCGACCCCGGGATCGAGCAGTTGGTCGCCACGGGCTACGTCCGGATGAACCCGACCAGCGGCGAGGGTGGGGCGATCGAAGCCGAATACCAAGCGAAGAATAATTTCGACCGCACCGAAAACCTGGGCGCAGTCCTGTTGGGTATGACGCTGACCTGCGCCCGCTGTCACACCCACAAATACGACCCGGTGCCACAGACGGAGTACTACCGTTTGATGGCGTTCTTCAATAGCACGTCCGAGCCGGCCCTGGACAGGAACAAATACGATTACGGGCCGACGACCAAAGCGCCCGGTGATCCCGGTCAGTGGGCACGGTGGAAACAGCTCGAAGCGTCGCGCGACGCATTGATCGACACCGCGAGGGACCAAATGGCGAGTGCCGACTTGGATCCAAAGGTCTGGGCCGAAGCGACCGATCAAGAGAAATTGGACTTGCTGGCGGCCCCCGATGGGCCCTTCGCCACACTGGCCGTTCACGCACAAGCACGTTCGTTGCGCACAGACATCGAATCGCTTTGGCAGAGCTTTACGACGACCCTGGTCGCCAAAGAACTGCCCACGCCGCGCCCGACCCGCGTGCTCAGCCGCGGCGAATACAACCTTCCGATCGGCGATCCGCTGGAACCGGGCGTGTTGTCAGTGATGGGCGAGTTTCCCGAACACGCGCCGCGCAACCGTTTGGGACTGGCCCGTTGGTTGACGTCGCCGAATCACCCGACGGTCGCACGCGTGTTGATCAACCGCGTCTGGCAACAAACGTTTGGACATGGGCTGGTCAGAACGCCCGAAGACTTTGGGGTCCAGGGCGCCTATCCGACACACCCGGACCTGCTGGATTGGCTGGCGGTGGAATTGCAAGACAGCGGATGGGACCTGAAACACATGTTGCGGTTGATGGTCACCAGCCGAACGTTTCGACAGAGTTCGGCTTGGCGAAACGACGTGGACGATCCGGAAAATCGGTACTGGTCGCGCGGCCCGAGCTATCGGCTGGACGCCGAAGTGATCCGTGACATCGGACTGTGGGCCGGCCAACTGCTCGACCCTGAAATGGGCGGCGAAGGCGTCAAACCGTATCAGCCTGCCGGCATGTGGTCGGCCCTGGCACATCCGGCCAGCAACACCAAGCTTTACGAGCGCGACAACGGACGTCGGCTGTACCGCCGCAGCTTGTACGTGTATTGGAAACGCACCAGCCCGCATCCGATGATGACCTTGTTTGATGCCCCGGACCGTGAAACGAGTTGCGTGCGTCGTTCGCGCACCAGCACGGCGCTTCAATCGCTGGCGCTGCTTAACGAAACCCAACGGATCGAGATGGCCCGGATGTTGGCCCAACGGTTGCTGCGGCAGCACAGCGACACCACGTCGCGATTGGAATTACTGTTCCGATTGATTGCCAGCCGCGGTCCATCGCCAACCGAAGCCGATGCGGTCGAAAAACTGCGACAGCAGATGCTTCAGCGGTACCGAGAAAACCTCGACGACGCCGGCATACTGCTGGCCACCGGAGACGCCGCCAGGGATGAATCTCTGGACCCTGCCGAGCACGCCGCCTGGACCCAAGTCGCACTGACCCTGCTGGCCAGCGACCTGGCAATCATCCTGTACTGA
- a CDS encoding lysylphosphatidylglycerol synthase transmembrane domain-containing protein, with the protein MKSKRQLFATVCKIAIPLGIIAFLLYRIEPQQWDELAQHDKNYPLLLGALAVAVAAVSLSFARWCLLVRCQGIELTVLEAFRLGAICFLLNFVSAGSVGGDLFKAIFLAKRRPGRRVQAVASVLVDRGVGLYGLLLLASVAFLFQQGGGASSAGGEEMHQLKLGTAVLVGVGTAVLAGLVFGGRVVDRLVHWGETLPLVGGIVHRIGPPLRMFHDHPVAFGISILMSIGVHAMLTLSLYLIACGLYPSIPSLGEHFIIVPIGMLASALPLTPAGIGVFEAAIEWLYHLIPAEPTNASGTLIALVFEMVKVLIAILGTVFYWTASAEERESLEEAEHANPTP; encoded by the coding sequence ATGAAGTCAAAACGCCAGCTTTTTGCAACTGTTTGCAAAATTGCGATCCCGCTGGGGATCATCGCCTTTCTGCTGTATCGGATCGAGCCGCAGCAGTGGGACGAACTTGCGCAGCACGACAAGAATTATCCGCTGCTGCTGGGCGCGTTGGCGGTCGCCGTCGCCGCGGTCAGCTTGTCGTTCGCCCGCTGGTGTTTGCTGGTTCGCTGCCAGGGGATCGAGTTGACGGTGTTGGAAGCGTTCCGGTTGGGCGCGATCTGCTTTCTGCTGAATTTCGTCTCGGCGGGCAGCGTCGGCGGCGACTTGTTCAAGGCGATTTTCTTGGCCAAACGACGCCCGGGCCGTCGCGTGCAAGCGGTGGCTTCGGTGTTGGTCGATCGAGGCGTCGGGTTGTACGGGCTGCTGTTACTCGCATCGGTCGCTTTCCTGTTCCAACAGGGCGGCGGTGCCTCCTCGGCCGGTGGCGAAGAGATGCATCAATTGAAGCTGGGGACCGCGGTGCTGGTCGGCGTCGGAACGGCTGTGTTGGCCGGATTGGTCTTCGGCGGCCGAGTCGTTGACCGCCTGGTCCACTGGGGTGAGACGTTGCCCTTGGTCGGCGGGATCGTGCACCGGATCGGTCCGCCGCTGCGGATGTTCCACGATCATCCGGTCGCATTCGGGATCTCGATCCTGATGAGCATCGGTGTGCACGCCATGCTGACCCTCAGCCTGTACTTGATCGCGTGCGGACTTTACCCATCGATCCCGTCGTTGGGAGAGCACTTCATCATCGTGCCGATCGGAATGCTGGCATCGGCACTCCCATTGACCCCCGCCGGAATCGGCGTATTCGAGGCCGCGATCGAGTGGCTGTATCATTTGATCCCGGCCGAACCGACCAACGCATCGGGGACCTTGATCGCACTGGTGTTTGAAATGGTCAAGGTCTTGATCGCGATCCTCGGGACGGTGTTCTACTGGACCGCCAGCGCCGAGGAGCGGGAGAGCCTGGAAGAAGCCGAGCACGCTAACCCGACGCCGTAG